TTCATTACGAGCTGATTCTGGTTCTCTCATACGAACAGCATCCATAACTCTAAAGTGCTCATCCAATGCAGGCTTACTTAAAGTCAAATCGTTATCGCAAGTTTGCTTAAACGAGACTGTCATGGCTGTAGTCAAAGCATCTCCCATTGCGATTAAAAATGGGTTATGTGTTGCTAAAAGTAATGAGTGGTGAAAGCGAACATCACCTTTTGTCATCATTTCCTGATCTTTTAACTCCACACCTTTTACCATTAAATCATAGGCTTCCTCTATAAGAGCAAGATCTTTTCCTGTTGCATTTATCGCCGCAAGAGAAGCTATATTTGGTTCAAAAACTAATCTTGTTGCCATTAAATGGCCAATAATCTCATCATTTACCTGAAATTCGGCAACCCAATTAAGTACGGCATTATCCAACCAATTCCATTCTTCTGGAGAGTTAACCACACTACCACTTTTCGGTATTATAGTAATGATCCCTTTACTTGATAAATTCTGTAATGCTGCTCTTACAGAGGTTCTTGATACATCTAGTTCCTTTGCAAGGTAGTTTTCTCCCATTAGAGAGTCCCCACAAACTAAGTCATTAGTAAAGATTAATTTCACTACATATTGCTGTACTATTTCTGTTTTAGAAAGGCTCATTCTTATCATACAAGTTAAAAGACATTAAGAACATAATATGCGTAATATTGGTGATTGTATAGCCAGATAACAAAAAACCGCCTTTATTCAAAATAATAAAGGCGGTTTTATTTATATTCGACTTTCGATAATTAAAAACGATAACCCACAGTTAACGATAATTGATCTTGGTCTTGATTATCAATATTGAAGAAGTCATAACGAAGATCGGTATACAATCCCATATTTAAATTAGCACGTACACCCATACCTCCCATTAATGAAATTTCTTTAAATGAATCACTAATACCATCATATGATAGCTTCTCATTTACTCGAGCTAGGCCTACTGCACCATATGGTTTTACTGACCACTCTTCAAATTTAAACGTGTAACCAATATCAGAATCTATTTTTAATGTACTTCCATCTAAATCAACACCGTACTTACTGCCGTTATTATTTTGATATGATGCATTAATGCCAAAAATTTGGTTAATATCATAACCATACTCAAGTTTAATACCATCCCCCCAATCAGCTCCTCGGTTATCAAAAACCAATTCTGTATTCGAGTAACCACCACCAATTCGGTGGCCACTAAATTCATTGTCTTCAAAAATAGAAGCTGACACTGAAGGAGTTAAAGCTAAAGTAAATAGACTTGCTAGTAAAATTTTTGGAGTATTGTTCATAATAAATCTCGCTTATTGGGTTATCGAATCCATTCAATAAAAATTAATTAATCATTTCGTATTGGAGTGAATAAGATAGAAATTAGCTTTCTTCATTATCTTGATTATTCTGCTCTTCTAGATCCGCCAGTTGCTGCTCTAACTCGCGAATTTTAATTTCAGCTTCAAGCTCAGCTAGGCGTTTTTCTGCATCACCACGATTATCTTGTGAATGACCATCAGCTAAAACTTGAACATCTTTACTATTTCGAGAATCTTCTAAGTCTTTCATTGAACCAGCAACACCACCAGTAACACCACCAACGGCTGCACCTTTTACTGCTAATCTCGCATCACCAGTTACGGCACCTAAAGTAGCACCAACCAAGGCTCCGCCAACCGCGCCTCGGTTTCTTGCTGCGTTTTCATTATCAGCATCCATCGCTGGTGAAGCACATCCTGTGACAACAAATGTAGAGGCAATCAATACTGCTTTTACTTTATTGTTTAGGAAGAACATAAATAGACTCTCTCTGTTTTGTGGGAACAAATGAATAATAAGAGAGATAGAGGAAGGAGAGAATTGAACGTTAGTTATAGCGCTGATAACCACGGTTTATCACACTATCCAAAAGCTAAAAAGCGGTTATAAAAAAACCGCCAATCAGATGGGCGGTTTTTTATTAGCTCATAATAATATGATGGTATTAATAAGCGCTTGTCTCATACCCTTTTTTACGGCTACGAGCTTCAGCAATAGCACCATGTACCATTTTACCAAAGGCTTTATCCTTTGCGCGTTGTTCAGCTAGGCTTGCACCATTAATAGCTTGCTCACGCATTAACTTTTGGTAGCTCACCAAACGGCGCTCATCTAGCTCACCAGAATCAACCGCTTTTAGTACAGCACAACCCGGCTCTTTGGTGTGTGAACAATCACTAAAACGACACGTTAACGCAAGGTCAGTAATCTCACTGAATGTTGCATTAACACCTTGCTCGCAATCTGCTAGTTGCAATTCACGCATTCCAGGAGTATCCATTAACAAACCGCCTTGAGGCATTAGCTTAAGAGCTCGGTGTGTTGTTGTATGTCTACCTTTGCTGTCATCTTCACGGATTTCGCCCGTCTCTTGAGCTTCAAATCCAAGTAAACCATTCACTAATGTCGATTTACCAACACCAGATGAACCTAAGAAAGCGATAGTTTGACCATTTTTACAATAACTATGTAACGCTGTTAGCTCTTTAGCATCTAGCGCATTCACACTGTATACGCTCATCATACGATTCAGTTTTTGCACTTGATCTTGTTTATCATCAGCATCGTCACATAAATCAGCTTTAGTCAGAACAACTACTGGCTCTACTTCCGCTT
The window above is part of the Aliivibrio fischeri ATCC 7744 = JCM 18803 = DSM 507 genome. Proteins encoded here:
- the rsgA gene encoding ribosome small subunit-dependent GTPase A; translation: MSEQILTLSQLGWRPYFQQQLTFEDLTDFQVGRIIEQHRSNVIVLSEQGQVSLLPPSGDERVCVGDWVLFDEDLRIQRVLDRQSLFDRKAPGSKVASQLIAANVDSVMIVCSLNNDFNLSRIERYLAIAKEAEVEPVVVLTKADLCDDADDKQDQVQKLNRMMSVYSVNALDAKELTALHSYCKNGQTIAFLGSSGVGKSTLVNGLLGFEAQETGEIREDDSKGRHTTTHRALKLMPQGGLLMDTPGMRELQLADCEQGVNATFSEITDLALTCRFSDCSHTKEPGCAVLKAVDSGELDERRLVSYQKLMREQAINGASLAEQRAKDKAFGKMVHGAIAEARSRKKGYETSAY
- a CDS encoding glycine zipper domain-containing protein, with translation MFFLNNKVKAVLIASTFVVTGCASPAMDADNENAARNRGAVGGALVGATLGAVTGDARLAVKGAAVGGVTGGVAGSMKDLEDSRNSKDVQVLADGHSQDNRGDAEKRLAELEAEIKIRELEQQLADLEEQNNQDNEES
- a CDS encoding porin family protein, producing MNNTPKILLASLFTLALTPSVSASIFEDNEFSGHRIGGGYSNTELVFDNRGADWGDGIKLEYGYDINQIFGINASYQNNNGSKYGVDLDGSTLKIDSDIGYTFKFEEWSVKPYGAVGLARVNEKLSYDGISDSFKEISLMGGMGVRANLNMGLYTDLRYDFFNIDNQDQDQLSLTVGYRF
- a CDS encoding FadR/GntR family transcriptional regulator; the protein is MSLSKTEIVQQYVVKLIFTNDLVCGDSLMGENYLAKELDVSRTSVRAALQNLSSKGIITIIPKSGSVVNSPEEWNWLDNAVLNWVAEFQVNDEIIGHLMATRLVFEPNIASLAAINATGKDLALIEEAYDLMVKGVELKDQEMMTKGDVRFHHSLLLATHNPFLIAMGDALTTAMTVSFKQTCDNDLTLSKPALDEHFRVMDAVRMREPESARNEMKMIVVNAINKATNVANKYIKYIN